Proteins from a genomic interval of Actinoalloteichus hymeniacidonis:
- a CDS encoding deoxyribonuclease IV, giving the protein MPIGAHVDADDPLGTAQERGADVVQFFLSDPQTWKAPTPHPQAAQLQAAGISVFIHSPYVLNVASTNNRIRIPSRKAVIAQAKAAAETHALGLIVHGGHVRQGEDPAVGVDNWRKLFSRQAAEGGFAVPILIENTAGGDGAMARGLDALGRLWDSIGEFDPGFCLDTCHAFASGEELASLVERTKAITGRIDLVHLNSSRDAFGSGRDRHANLADGTIEVEQLVAVCAQAGAPVVVETPGAGQAADISHLRRELGV; this is encoded by the coding sequence ATGCCTATCGGTGCGCACGTCGACGCCGACGATCCGCTCGGCACCGCCCAGGAGCGTGGAGCGGATGTCGTGCAGTTCTTCCTGTCCGATCCGCAGACGTGGAAGGCCCCCACGCCGCACCCGCAGGCAGCGCAGTTGCAGGCTGCGGGGATCTCGGTCTTCATCCACTCCCCCTATGTGCTGAACGTGGCATCCACCAACAACCGGATCCGGATTCCGTCGCGCAAGGCGGTGATCGCGCAGGCCAAGGCCGCCGCCGAGACACACGCCCTGGGATTGATCGTGCACGGCGGTCATGTCCGGCAGGGCGAGGATCCGGCCGTCGGCGTGGACAACTGGCGCAAGCTCTTCTCCCGGCAGGCCGCCGAGGGTGGCTTCGCCGTGCCGATCCTGATCGAGAACACCGCGGGCGGCGATGGCGCGATGGCCAGGGGTCTCGACGCTCTCGGCAGGTTGTGGGACTCGATCGGCGAATTCGATCCCGGGTTCTGCCTGGACACCTGTCACGCCTTCGCCTCCGGTGAGGAGCTGGCGAGTCTCGTCGAGCGGACCAAGGCGATCACCGGTCGCATCGACCTGGTGCATCTGAACAGCTCACGGGACGCCTTCGGCTCGGGCCGAGACCGGCACGCGAACCTGGCGGACGGCACGATCGAGGTCGAACAGTTGGTCGCGGTCTGCGCTCAGGCGGGTGCGCCGGTCGTGGTCGAGACTCCCGGCGCCGGTCAGGCTGCCGACATCAGTCATCTACGTCGTGAACTGGGAGTTTGA
- the map gene encoding type I methionyl aminopeptidase has translation MIELKSPAEIERMHVAGRFVAEVLTEVGRLADVGVNLMDLEHHVRGMIEKRGAQSCYWDYSPSFGKGPFRNVICLSVNDAVLHGLPHDYVLRDGDVLSADIAVSIDGWAADSARTIIVGTPAEEDLRIIRATEEALEAAIEVSRPGNRIGDISAAIGAVAGDYGYPVNTEFGGHGIGRTMHEDLHVANKGKAGRGMKLKPGLTLALEPWFARTTDRIIYDPDGWTIRSADGSRTAHSEHTIAVTEDGPLVLTRRESAAA, from the coding sequence ATGATCGAGTTGAAATCGCCTGCGGAGATCGAACGCATGCACGTGGCCGGGCGGTTCGTCGCCGAGGTACTCACCGAGGTCGGCAGACTCGCCGACGTGGGCGTCAATCTCATGGACCTGGAACACCACGTCCGAGGCATGATCGAGAAGCGCGGCGCGCAATCGTGCTACTGGGACTACTCGCCGTCCTTCGGCAAGGGTCCGTTCCGCAACGTCATCTGCCTCTCGGTCAACGACGCGGTCCTACACGGCCTGCCGCACGACTACGTGCTCCGTGATGGCGACGTGCTGAGCGCGGACATCGCGGTGAGCATCGACGGCTGGGCGGCCGATTCGGCACGCACCATCATCGTGGGCACCCCCGCCGAGGAGGATCTGCGGATCATTCGCGCCACCGAGGAAGCGTTGGAGGCAGCGATCGAGGTGTCGCGCCCCGGAAATCGCATCGGCGACATCTCGGCGGCGATCGGTGCCGTGGCCGGTGACTACGGCTATCCCGTCAACACCGAGTTCGGCGGCCACGGCATCGGCCGCACCATGCACGAGGACCTCCACGTCGCCAACAAGGGCAAGGCGGGCCGGGGCATGAAGCTCAAGCCGGGGCTCACCCTCGCGCTCGAACCCTGGTTCGCGCGGACCACCGACCGGATCATCTACGACCCCGACGGCTGGACCATCCGATCGGCCGACGGCTCGCGCACCGCGCACTCCGAACACACCATCGCGGTCACCGAGGACGGACCCCTGGTGCTCACTCGCCGCGAGTCCGCTGCCGCGTGA
- the rpsF gene encoding 30S ribosomal protein S6: MRHYEVMVILDPSLDERTVAPSLDTFLNVIRTAGGNVENVDVWGRRRLAFEIEKHAEGIYALLNVHAEPDAVKELDRQLSLQETVLRTKVLRRDSVSK; the protein is encoded by the coding sequence ATGCGTCATTACGAGGTAATGGTCATCCTTGACCCCAGTCTCGACGAGCGCACCGTCGCTCCGTCCCTGGACACGTTCCTCAACGTCATCCGCACCGCAGGCGGCAACGTGGAGAACGTCGACGTCTGGGGCCGCCGCCGGTTGGCCTTCGAGATCGAGAAGCACGCCGAGGGCATCTACGCCCTGCTGAACGTGCACGCCGAGCCGGACGCGGTCAAGGAACTCGACCGTCAGCTCTCGCTGCAGGAGACGGTGCTGCGCACCAAGGTCCTGCGTCGTGACTCCGTCTCCAAGTGA
- the rplI gene encoding 50S ribosomal protein L9: protein MKLILTADVSGLGGPGDIVEVKDGYGRNYLMPRGLAILATRGAEKQVATIRRSQEGKRIRDLDHAKEIKSSLEGLGAIRHRVRASQDSGKLFGSVTTSDVVTAVKAAGGPLLDKRSIQLPGHIKKTGKHSVSVRLHPEVTVAINLEVAPA, encoded by the coding sequence ATGAAGCTCATCCTCACCGCTGATGTCAGCGGTCTCGGCGGCCCCGGCGACATCGTCGAGGTCAAGGACGGCTACGGCCGCAACTACCTGATGCCGCGCGGGCTGGCCATCCTGGCCACCCGTGGCGCGGAGAAGCAGGTCGCCACGATCCGCCGTTCCCAAGAGGGCAAGCGGATCCGCGACCTCGACCACGCCAAGGAGATCAAGTCGAGCCTGGAGGGCCTCGGTGCGATCCGGCACCGCGTTCGTGCCTCCCAGGACAGCGGCAAGCTCTTCGGCTCGGTCACGACGTCCGACGTGGTTACCGCGGTCAAGGCCGCCGGTGGACCGCTGCTGGACAAGCGGTCGATCCAGCTTCCCGGTCACATCAAGAAGACCGGCAAGCACTCGGTGAGCGTCCGGCTGCACCCGGAGGTCACCGTGGCGATCAACCTCGAGGTTGCTCCCGCGTAA
- the dnaB gene encoding replicative DNA helicase — MALTDDRAAATDNGGGFDRQPPQDLAAEQSVLGGMLLSKDAIADVVEVVRPDDFYRPAHQAIYDCILDLYGRGEPADAITVSAELERRTELTRIGGAPYMHTLIATVPTAANAGYYAEIVAEKAVLRRLVEAGTRIVQLGYHGSEGAAIDEVVDRAQAAIYEVTERRTSEDYVALEHLLQPTMDEIDAIASRDGMSLGVPTGFADLDAVTNGLHPGQMIIVAARPGVGKSTLGLDFARSCSIKHGFSSVIFSLEMSKTEIVMRMLSAEARIRLQDMRGGKMTDDDWTRLARRMGEVSEAPLFVDDSPNLTMMEIRAKARRLKQRNDLKLVVVDYLQLMSSGKRVESRQQEVSEFSRHLKLLAKELEVPVVAISQLNRGPEQRTDKRPMLSDLRESGSLEQDADMVLLIHRPDAFERDDPRMGEADLILAKHRAGPTSTVTLAHQLHYSRFVDMAQS, encoded by the coding sequence GTGGCTCTCACCGACGATCGCGCAGCGGCGACGGACAACGGCGGCGGATTCGACCGGCAACCACCGCAGGATCTCGCGGCCGAGCAGTCCGTCCTCGGCGGGATGCTGCTCAGCAAGGACGCCATCGCCGACGTCGTGGAGGTGGTCCGCCCCGACGACTTCTACCGCCCCGCGCATCAGGCCATCTACGACTGCATCCTCGATCTCTACGGCCGAGGTGAGCCCGCCGATGCCATCACCGTCTCCGCCGAGCTGGAACGACGCACCGAGCTGACCAGGATCGGCGGTGCGCCTTACATGCACACCCTGATCGCCACCGTCCCCACCGCGGCCAACGCCGGCTACTACGCCGAGATCGTGGCGGAGAAGGCCGTCCTACGACGTCTTGTCGAGGCAGGCACCCGAATCGTGCAGCTCGGCTACCACGGCTCCGAGGGTGCGGCGATCGACGAGGTGGTCGACCGGGCGCAGGCCGCCATCTACGAGGTGACCGAGCGCCGCACCAGCGAGGACTACGTGGCCCTCGAACACCTGTTGCAGCCGACCATGGACGAGATCGACGCCATCGCCTCCCGCGACGGCATGTCACTCGGAGTCCCCACCGGATTCGCCGACCTGGACGCGGTGACCAACGGGCTGCACCCCGGACAGATGATCATCGTCGCCGCGCGTCCCGGTGTCGGTAAGTCCACGCTGGGCCTGGACTTCGCCAGATCCTGTTCGATCAAGCACGGCTTCAGCAGCGTCATCTTCTCGCTCGAGATGAGCAAGACCGAGATCGTGATGCGGATGCTCTCCGCAGAGGCCCGCATCCGACTCCAGGACATGCGCGGCGGCAAGATGACCGATGACGACTGGACCCGGCTGGCCAGACGGATGGGCGAGGTCAGCGAGGCACCGCTGTTCGTCGATGACTCGCCGAACCTCACCATGATGGAGATCCGCGCCAAGGCCCGACGGCTCAAGCAGCGTAATGATCTGAAGCTCGTCGTCGTCGACTATCTCCAGCTGATGAGCTCGGGTAAGCGCGTCGAATCCCGACAGCAGGAGGTCTCCGAGTTCTCCCGACATCTCAAGTTGTTGGCCAAGGAACTTGAGGTGCCGGTCGTGGCGATCAGTCAGCTCAACCGAGGACCCGAACAGCGGACCGACAAGCGCCCCATGCTCTCCGACCTGCGTGAATCCGGATCACTTGAGCAGGACGCCGACATGGTGCTGCTGATCCACCGCCCGGATGCCTTCGAGCGCGACGACCCCCGGATGGGCGAGGCCGACCTGATCCTGGCCAAGCACCGTGCTGGCCCGACCTCCACGGTCACCCTGGCCCACCAGCTGCATTACAGCCGTTTCGTCGACATGGCCCAGAGCTGA
- a CDS encoding TetR/AcrR family transcriptional regulator, translating into MPRPRSFDEKQVLNAVRDQFWGAGYAATSLEDLMRVSGLGKGSLYAAFGDKRQLFLRALRSYTEESHGHLRRALDEAPRALDALRALLKAPTDDVSDTGTRRGCLLANSAYELGNADPEVLDHAHRTYETSTALIGDCVARAQREGDLPTGVDPIGLARALLAAQQGLVFMSRTGLDTATLDLTARSLAARLLPDHSGD; encoded by the coding sequence ATGCCACGTCCGCGATCGTTCGACGAGAAACAGGTGCTGAACGCCGTCCGTGATCAGTTCTGGGGCGCCGGTTACGCCGCGACCTCGCTGGAGGACCTGATGCGGGTCAGTGGCCTGGGCAAAGGCAGCCTGTATGCAGCGTTCGGCGACAAACGTCAGCTGTTCCTCCGGGCGCTGCGCAGCTACACCGAGGAAAGCCATGGCCACCTTCGACGAGCCCTCGATGAGGCCCCACGGGCCTTGGACGCACTACGCGCGCTCCTCAAGGCACCGACCGACGACGTGAGCGACACCGGCACGCGGCGAGGCTGCCTGCTGGCCAACAGCGCCTACGAACTCGGTAACGCCGATCCGGAAGTCCTCGACCACGCCCACCGCACCTACGAGACGTCCACCGCGCTGATCGGTGACTGCGTCGCCCGCGCCCAACGCGAGGGCGACCTGCCTACCGGAGTGGATCCGATCGGACTGGCGCGGGCCCTGCTGGCCGCACAACAGGGGCTCGTGTTCATGAGCCGGACCGGGCTGGACACGGCCACACTCGACCTCACGGCACGATCGCTCGCGGCTCGGCTCCTGCCGGACCACTCCGGCGACTGA
- a CDS encoding single-stranded DNA-binding protein, which yields MAGETTITVVGNLTADPDLRFTSSGAAVANFTVASTPRTFDRQSGEWKDGEALFLRCSLWRQAAENAAESLSRGMRVVVQGRLRQRSFKTKEGEDRTVVELEVDEIGPSLRYATAKVNKVNRGSGGGGGYGSSGGGGSAPVDDPWGSAPPAGPSGGSGGGYSDEPPF from the coding sequence ATGGCTGGTGAGACGACAATCACCGTGGTCGGGAACCTGACCGCCGATCCAGACCTCCGCTTCACCTCATCGGGTGCCGCGGTGGCGAACTTCACCGTTGCCTCCACCCCCCGCACCTTCGACCGGCAGTCGGGCGAGTGGAAGGACGGCGAAGCGCTGTTCCTCCGCTGCAGCCTCTGGCGGCAGGCCGCCGAGAACGCGGCCGAGTCGCTGAGCCGAGGCATGCGTGTCGTCGTTCAGGGCAGGCTGCGGCAGCGTTCCTTCAAGACCAAGGAAGGCGAGGACCGCACCGTCGTCGAGCTCGAGGTCGACGAGATCGGCCCCTCGCTGCGGTACGCGACCGCCAAGGTCAACAAGGTGAACCGGGGCAGTGGCGGTGGCGGCGGTTACGGATCGAGCGGCGGTGGCGGCAGCGCACCCGTCGACGACCCGTGGGGCTCCGCGCCCCCGGCCGGTCCCAGTGGCGGATCCGGCGGCGGATACAGCGACGAGCCTCCGTTCTAG
- a CDS encoding helix-turn-helix domain-containing protein, producing the protein MDDNELYSIGDTARRTGLSVSAIRFYSDIGIIPPTELTNGGFRLYDIHAVARLSLVRTLREMDANLDEVRRLLAEETTLRELATTHLGLVERQTRRLQARRAVLRTIVKQHSSTEQVSLMHKLVSMSDDERDRLIDEFWDEITDGINVHPAFAEQMHQWRCKLPEEPTTEQLEAWIELADLVRDAEYRRSVRQFFETSFSASERSIEITAPPMLAAIEKQHKVDLEAAEAQQRGVAVDSPMAREIVERLVVATAEITAEASGRAADEADIEEVRGWLADPPELNNVGDAVDGFMTQWGGIFDRFIALTATINGTPGPDPAGTAATEAWVAAVIKAAEDPK; encoded by the coding sequence GTGGACGACAACGAGCTGTATTCCATCGGCGACACGGCCCGCCGCACGGGCCTGAGCGTCAGTGCCATCAGGTTCTACTCCGACATCGGGATCATCCCGCCGACGGAGCTGACCAACGGCGGATTCCGGCTCTACGACATCCACGCCGTGGCGCGGCTGAGCCTCGTCCGAACGCTGCGCGAGATGGACGCGAACCTCGACGAGGTCCGGCGGCTACTCGCGGAGGAGACGACCCTGCGTGAACTGGCCACGACCCATCTGGGTCTGGTCGAGCGGCAGACCCGCAGGCTCCAGGCTCGACGGGCCGTCCTACGGACCATCGTGAAACAACACAGCAGCACAGAACAGGTGAGTCTCATGCACAAGCTGGTGTCCATGTCCGATGACGAACGCGATCGACTCATCGACGAGTTCTGGGATGAGATCACCGATGGGATCAACGTTCATCCCGCCTTCGCCGAGCAGATGCATCAGTGGCGATGCAAGCTGCCCGAGGAGCCCACCACCGAACAGCTGGAAGCCTGGATCGAACTGGCGGACCTGGTACGCGACGCCGAGTACCGACGCTCGGTTCGCCAGTTCTTCGAAACCAGCTTCTCCGCCTCGGAGCGCTCGATAGAGATCACCGCGCCGCCGATGCTCGCGGCGATCGAGAAACAACACAAGGTCGACTTGGAGGCCGCCGAGGCCCAACAGCGCGGCGTGGCGGTCGATTCGCCGATGGCCAGAGAGATCGTCGAACGCCTGGTCGTGGCGACCGCCGAGATCACCGCCGAGGCATCCGGCCGCGCCGCGGACGAAGCCGATATCGAGGAGGTTCGCGGCTGGCTGGCCGATCCACCGGAACTGAATAACGTCGGCGACGCCGTCGACGGTTTCATGACCCAGTGGGGCGGCATCTTCGACCGCTTCATCGCCCTGACCGCCACGATCAACGGCACACCCGGTCCGGATCCGGCGGGCACCGCCGCGACCGAGGCGTGGGTCGCGGCGGTGATCAAGGCGGCCGAGGATCCGAAGTAG
- the thrS gene encoding threonine--tRNA ligase: MDREETSRMQDHRKLGRELELFGSDPLIGAGLPYWLPDGAVVRHALEEYLREVERHAGYQHVYSPVLGKRELYEISGHWSHYREHMFPPMNLGDEQVVLRPSLCPHHALIYRSQARSYRELPLRIAELGGMYRSELSGVLGGLTRVRSIQLNDAHIFCTIDQVAAEASAALALIRAAYRDLGIQPVGYRLSLPAQQGEYVGEPAMWRRAAELLTGVLDDAGVDYRAEAGEAAFYGPKIDVQIADHAGRESTLSTIQVDFHQPAQFDLHYVGSDGAQHRPVMVHRSIIGSMERAMAQLIEIHGGAFPAWLAPTQLAVLPVSDAEVPAAQDCVRQGIAAGLRARLVAPSQGSLGARIRADRRVPYQAVIGEREVAGRQVALRLRNGHRPAALPVTEAVAGIRANVVARSVDLWAATDRE, encoded by the coding sequence CTGGATCGCGAGGAGACCAGCAGAATGCAGGATCATCGAAAGCTCGGCCGCGAGCTAGAACTATTCGGGTCCGACCCCTTGATCGGCGCGGGCCTGCCGTATTGGCTGCCGGATGGGGCGGTGGTGCGGCACGCCCTGGAGGAATACCTCCGGGAGGTGGAGCGCCACGCCGGTTACCAGCACGTCTACTCGCCGGTGTTGGGCAAGCGCGAGCTGTACGAGATCTCCGGCCACTGGTCGCACTACCGCGAGCACATGTTCCCGCCGATGAATCTCGGGGACGAGCAGGTCGTGCTACGGCCGAGTCTGTGTCCGCATCACGCGTTGATCTATCGCTCGCAGGCCAGGAGCTACCGCGAGTTGCCGTTGCGGATCGCGGAGCTGGGCGGCATGTACCGGTCGGAGCTCTCCGGTGTGCTCGGTGGGCTGACCAGGGTCCGGTCCATCCAACTCAACGATGCCCACATCTTCTGCACCATCGACCAGGTCGCCGCCGAGGCATCGGCAGCGCTGGCACTCATCCGCGCCGCCTATCGGGATCTGGGGATCCAACCGGTCGGATACCGGCTCTCCCTGCCTGCGCAGCAGGGCGAATACGTCGGCGAACCCGCGATGTGGCGGCGGGCGGCCGAACTGTTGACCGGGGTACTCGACGATGCGGGGGTCGACTATCGCGCAGAAGCAGGCGAAGCGGCGTTCTACGGCCCCAAGATCGATGTCCAGATCGCAGATCACGCAGGCCGGGAGAGCACCCTGTCGACCATCCAGGTCGATTTCCATCAGCCCGCGCAATTCGATCTGCACTACGTCGGCTCCGATGGTGCCCAGCATCGACCGGTGATGGTGCATCGGAGCATCATCGGCAGCATGGAGCGCGCCATGGCGCAGCTGATCGAGATTCACGGTGGTGCTTTCCCGGCCTGGTTGGCCCCGACTCAGCTGGCGGTCCTGCCGGTCTCCGATGCGGAGGTGCCCGCAGCGCAGGACTGTGTCCGACAGGGCATCGCCGCTGGTCTACGTGCTCGGCTGGTCGCTCCTTCCCAGGGCAGTCTCGGCGCGCGGATCCGTGCCGATCGTCGGGTGCCCTACCAGGCGGTGATCGGGGAGCGGGAGGTCGCAGGCCGGCAGGTCGCACTGCGGTTGCGGAACGGGCATCGACCTGCGGCTTTGCCGGTCACCGAGGCGGTGGCGGGCATCCGGGCGAACGTCGTGGCCCGAAGCGTCGACCTCTGGGCGGCTACCGATCGCGAATAA
- a CDS encoding glycosyltransferase family 87 protein: MTKKVALTRYALAFLVLLSGLTLFLGYANKARCTGPEFDQFGRSQPDYKERMDGDVCYSDIQHLWLGRDIDQHVFPYLSGGITEDGQLVGGVVEYPVLSGLLIWAGALFATNDAGFLLGSAVVMAPFGLLTAWLLGQLARWRALLWALGPPIVLYAFHNWDLPVVACAVAAIYVLQRGWGRAGADRPLIDRATAASVLLALGFAFKIYPGIFVLPLVLYVLTGGYRGREMPADLVARGARWDVVGAAKVAMAAMVTVVAVNLPFAVLGLEGWLASFEFQGMRYVDVTTNSIWYWGFRPWSNSDNAGFQAALDIISPAAVLASFALACWLGWRRFQREGTFPWIQVSGAMLCGFLLLHKVHSPQYALWLLPFFVLLRIRWEWIAAYFVADLAIGIGIFRWYYITTQGLPSSIYDSFVPQAVMIGVWGRAVLLVALFFAFLAARSTVEDEVPPGRGSPRGVSPSTAGLPQQGEGGGELVGGRTNPPPPMLSVDYSHGFRKGVGHRTPAIG, encoded by the coding sequence ATGACCAAGAAGGTCGCATTGACCAGGTACGCGCTGGCGTTCCTCGTACTGCTCAGCGGCCTGACACTGTTCCTCGGTTATGCCAACAAGGCCCGCTGCACCGGGCCGGAGTTCGATCAGTTCGGCCGTAGTCAGCCCGACTACAAGGAACGCATGGACGGCGATGTCTGTTACTCCGACATCCAGCATCTGTGGCTCGGCCGCGACATCGATCAACATGTCTTCCCCTATCTCAGCGGCGGCATCACCGAGGATGGCCAGCTCGTCGGCGGTGTCGTCGAGTACCCGGTCCTCAGCGGCCTGTTGATCTGGGCGGGCGCCCTGTTCGCCACCAACGACGCGGGTTTCCTGTTGGGCTCGGCGGTGGTGATGGCGCCGTTCGGTCTGCTCACGGCGTGGCTGCTCGGGCAGCTCGCGCGGTGGAGGGCGTTGTTGTGGGCCTTAGGGCCGCCCATCGTCCTCTACGCATTCCATAATTGGGATCTGCCGGTGGTCGCATGTGCGGTGGCGGCCATCTATGTGTTGCAGCGCGGCTGGGGACGAGCAGGCGCGGATCGACCACTGATCGATCGAGCCACCGCAGCCTCGGTGCTGCTCGCCCTCGGCTTCGCCTTCAAGATCTATCCGGGCATCTTCGTGCTGCCATTGGTGCTGTACGTGCTCACCGGCGGCTATCGCGGCCGGGAGATGCCTGCCGACCTGGTGGCGCGCGGCGCCAGATGGGATGTGGTGGGCGCCGCGAAGGTCGCGATGGCCGCGATGGTGACGGTCGTCGCCGTCAACCTGCCCTTCGCCGTGTTGGGGCTGGAGGGCTGGCTGGCCTCATTCGAGTTCCAGGGAATGCGTTACGTCGACGTGACGACGAACTCGATCTGGTATTGGGGTTTCCGTCCCTGGTCCAACTCCGACAACGCGGGCTTCCAGGCCGCATTGGACATCATCTCGCCTGCTGCGGTGCTCGCGTCCTTCGCGCTGGCCTGTTGGTTGGGGTGGCGTCGATTCCAACGGGAGGGCACCTTCCCGTGGATCCAGGTCTCCGGCGCAATGCTGTGCGGATTCCTGCTGCTGCACAAGGTCCACTCGCCGCAGTACGCGTTGTGGCTGCTGCCCTTCTTCGTGCTGCTGCGGATTCGTTGGGAGTGGATCGCCGCGTACTTCGTGGCCGATCTGGCGATTGGGATCGGCATTTTCCGCTGGTACTACATCACCACTCAAGGCCTGCCATCGTCGATCTACGACAGTTTCGTGCCGCAGGCGGTGATGATCGGCGTCTGGGGCCGGGCCGTATTGCTGGTGGCGTTGTTCTTCGCGTTCCTCGCGGCCAGATCCACCGTGGAGGACGAGGTGCCGCCGGGCCGAGGCTCGCCACGAGGCGTCTCGCCGTCGACGGCAGGCCTGCCGCAGCAGGGTGAGGGCGGCGGCGAATTGGTCGGGGGGCGTACCAACCCGCCGCCACCGATGCTCAGTGTTGACTATTCGCACGGTTTCCGTAAGGGGGTCGGGCACCGGACACCGGCGATTGGGTGA
- a CDS encoding helix-turn-helix transcriptional regulator: MVRNPHTPEQIEAGRRLGKLLRAARADRDLGEVAQAAGMSPETLRKIETGRLPTPAFGTIACLSEVLDLPIQDLAAAWRNGLRLEAAS, from the coding sequence GTGGTCCGCAATCCGCACACGCCCGAACAGATCGAGGCCGGTCGGCGCCTCGGCAAGCTCCTGCGGGCGGCACGGGCGGACCGAGATCTCGGCGAGGTGGCGCAGGCGGCGGGCATGTCGCCGGAGACACTGCGCAAGATCGAGACCGGCAGGCTGCCGACCCCGGCATTCGGCACGATCGCCTGCCTCAGCGAGGTGCTCGACCTGCCGATCCAGGACCTCGCCGCCGCCTGGCGCAACGGTCTTCGGCTCGAAGCCGCCTCCTGA
- a CDS encoding SMI1/KNR4 family protein: MDPRLGHIGRKLAQVPYAPLRSHSFGEQVHRFRLDAPLSRTAVAEFEAGHGIELPGPYRGFLTTLGGGAASPFYGLLSLQSCELRTMDPPRNGASHRGFSLARPPCQDDLFLHIIEAGCSDLVLLGITGPLTGRIVTGNSEGYREPTVSSAPDFLAWYERWLDHMLAGRDNPDLALTSPALRAARSTSRNSTVAEQTRTP; encoded by the coding sequence ATGGACCCGCGACTCGGCCACATCGGCCGCAAGCTCGCACAGGTGCCCTATGCCCCACTCCGAAGCCACTCCTTCGGCGAACAGGTGCACCGGTTCCGCCTCGACGCGCCGTTGTCGAGAACCGCGGTCGCCGAGTTCGAAGCCGGCCACGGCATCGAACTGCCTGGCCCATACCGCGGCTTCCTGACCACACTCGGCGGTGGCGCTGCCTCGCCGTTCTACGGACTGCTGAGCTTGCAGTCCTGCGAACTACGGACGATGGACCCGCCGAGGAACGGCGCGTCCCACCGGGGGTTCAGCCTCGCGAGACCGCCTTGTCAGGATGACCTGTTCCTACACATCATCGAGGCAGGGTGCAGCGATCTGGTGCTGCTGGGCATCACCGGGCCGCTCACCGGCCGCATCGTCACCGGGAACTCCGAAGGCTATCGGGAGCCCACCGTCTCGTCCGCGCCTGACTTCCTAGCCTGGTATGAACGCTGGCTCGACCACATGCTCGCTGGGCGGGACAACCCCGACCTGGCGTTGACCAGCCCGGCGCTACGAGCGGCCCGATCTACCTCTCGGAATAGCACCGTTGCCGAACAGACCCGGACACCATGA
- the rpsR gene encoding 30S ribosomal protein S18 has product MAKPPVRKPKKKVCVFCKDARKGHPQNIDYKDTTLLRKYISDRGKIRARRVTGNCSQHQRDVAVAVKNSREMALLPYTSTAR; this is encoded by the coding sequence ATGGCTAAGCCACCCGTACGCAAGCCTAAGAAGAAGGTCTGCGTCTTCTGCAAGGACGCCCGCAAGGGCCACCCGCAGAACATCGACTACAAGGACACCACGCTGCTTCGGAAGTACATCTCCGACCGCGGCAAGATCCGGGCTCGCCGGGTCACCGGTAACTGCAGCCAGCACCAGCGGGACGTCGCCGTCGCGGTCAAGAACTCGCGCGAGATGGCCCTGCTGCCCTACACCTCGACCGCTCGCTGA